The following proteins are encoded in a genomic region of Thermococcus pacificus:
- the hmgA gene encoding hydroxymethylglutaryl-CoA reductase (NADPH) — translation MDVNFEELVEKVANGEIKLHQVEKYTNGDKKLATEIRRKALERKFGISLENIGHYSIDPNRVIGKNIENMIGVVQIPMGVAGPLKINGEYAKGEFYIPLATTEGALVASVNRGCSALTAAGGVKTTIIGDKMTRAPLLKCPDARRAREVAEWVKNNLDYLQEKAVSNVTRHGRLRDVKPYIVGNNLYLRFEFETGDAMGMNMVTISSEEIMKVIEEEFPDVKYLALSGNLCVDKKPNAMNFINGRGKTVIAEALIPREIVEKKLKTTPELIAEVNYRKNLVGSAQAGSYGFNAHFGNIVGAIFLATGQDEAQITEGSHGITLAEVTPEGDLYISVTMPSLEVGTVGGGTRVPTQREALSIMGVAGGGDPPGTNAKKFAEIIAGAVLAGELSLLAAIAAKHLAKAHKELGR, via the coding sequence ATGGATGTGAACTTCGAAGAACTTGTGGAGAAGGTAGCCAATGGGGAAATAAAGCTGCATCAGGTTGAGAAGTACACGAACGGCGACAAGAAGCTCGCCACTGAAATAAGGAGAAAGGCCCTTGAGCGTAAGTTTGGTATCAGCCTCGAGAACATCGGCCACTACTCTATAGACCCCAACAGAGTGATAGGGAAGAACATCGAGAACATGATAGGCGTCGTCCAGATACCCATGGGTGTCGCCGGGCCCCTCAAGATCAACGGGGAATACGCGAAGGGTGAATTCTACATTCCCCTCGCAACAACAGAAGGCGCGCTGGTAGCCTCAGTCAACCGCGGTTGCTCGGCATTGACCGCCGCTGGAGGAGTTAAGACCACCATAATAGGCGACAAGATGACGCGCGCCCCCCTCCTCAAGTGTCCAGATGCGAGGAGGGCTAGGGAAGTTGCAGAGTGGGTCAAGAACAACCTCGACTACCTCCAGGAGAAGGCGGTATCAAATGTCACCAGACACGGGAGGTTGAGGGACGTCAAGCCGTACATAGTGGGCAACAACCTCTACCTCCGCTTCGAGTTCGAGACCGGCGATGCGATGGGTATGAACATGGTCACCATCTCGAGCGAGGAGATAATGAAGGTCATTGAGGAGGAGTTCCCCGACGTTAAGTACCTGGCTCTCTCGGGCAACCTCTGCGTCGACAAGAAGCCCAACGCCATGAACTTCATCAACGGGCGCGGCAAGACGGTCATAGCCGAGGCTTTAATCCCGAGGGAGATAGTCGAGAAGAAGCTGAAGACGACTCCGGAGCTCATAGCCGAAGTCAACTACCGCAAGAACCTCGTCGGTTCTGCCCAGGCAGGAAGCTACGGCTTCAACGCCCACTTTGGGAACATAGTTGGGGCGATATTTTTAGCGACAGGCCAGGACGAAGCTCAGATTACTGAAGGCTCGCACGGCATAACTTTGGCGGAGGTCACACCTGAGGGCGACCTCTACATAAGCGTAACCATGCCGAGCCTTGAGGTAGGAACCGTCGGCGGCGGAACGAGGGTTCCAACTCAAAGGGAAGCTTTGAGCATTATGGGCGTTGCAGGCGGAGGAGATCCGCCCGGAACGAACGCCAAGAAGTTCGCCGAGATAATAGCCGGGGCTGTGCTGGCGGGCGAACTTTCTCTCCTGGCCGCGATAGCCGCCAAGCACCTCGCGAAGGCCCACAAGGAGCTAGGACGTTAA
- the gatE gene encoding Glu-tRNA(Gln) amidotransferase subunit GatE, translating to MAEKFNYEELGLKVGLEIHRQLDTKKLFSPVPSEFSEDVDFTFERRLRPTMSELGEIDPAALEEFKKGKVYVYEGNYELTDLVYMDEEPPRGPDEEALKTALQIVYLLNAVPVDEVHFMRKIVIDGSNVSGFQRTAIVGMEGKVDTPWGSVGIPTVCLEEDACRIVERGEKKVIYRLDRLGVPLVEIATTPDIHHPEQAKVVAKFIGDALRATRKVKRGLGTIRQDLNVSIRDGARVEIKGVQELDMIPLIIEREVERQVNLLKIRDELRERGVKPEDLNEEFHDVTDVFQNTGSKIIARAIKNGGKVLAVKLPGFRGLIGREIQPGRRLGTEMANRARKYVRGIFHIDELPNYGITELEVNAVIEKLNLGENDAFVLVAAEEETARKALREVVKRAKEAIEGVPEETRRALPDGNTEYMRPLPGKARMYPETDVPPIEITEELKRSIIENLPELPQERVERFVREYRIDKSLAETLVNDERDELFEELVKKGLKPSLVASILVVVLKGLKKEAPIENLTEEHIREAFELYIEGKIAKEAFEEIFKELAKNPTKTARQVAEEKGLTLLSEEEVERIIDEVVQQNIDVIKAKGMGAMGMIMGRAMAKLRGRADGKLVNQLVRKKIQEIAG from the coding sequence ATGGCTGAGAAGTTCAACTACGAGGAGCTTGGCCTCAAGGTCGGCCTTGAGATTCACAGGCAGCTCGACACGAAGAAGCTGTTTTCACCCGTACCGAGCGAGTTCAGCGAGGACGTTGACTTCACGTTCGAGAGACGCCTAAGGCCGACAATGAGCGAGCTCGGCGAGATTGATCCCGCCGCTTTAGAGGAGTTCAAGAAGGGGAAGGTCTACGTGTACGAGGGCAACTACGAGCTCACCGACCTGGTTTACATGGACGAGGAGCCCCCGAGGGGGCCCGACGAGGAGGCCCTCAAGACCGCGCTCCAGATAGTCTACCTGCTCAACGCCGTGCCCGTTGACGAGGTTCACTTCATGAGGAAGATCGTCATAGACGGCTCGAACGTTTCCGGCTTCCAGAGGACGGCCATAGTGGGCATGGAGGGGAAGGTGGACACCCCCTGGGGAAGCGTTGGCATCCCGACGGTCTGCCTTGAGGAAGACGCCTGCAGAATCGTTGAGAGGGGCGAGAAGAAGGTAATCTACCGCCTCGACCGCCTTGGCGTCCCGCTCGTGGAAATAGCCACCACCCCGGACATCCACCACCCGGAGCAGGCAAAGGTCGTCGCCAAGTTCATAGGCGACGCTTTGAGGGCAACTAGAAAGGTCAAGCGCGGCCTCGGAACCATCAGGCAGGACCTCAATGTCTCCATCAGGGATGGAGCGAGGGTCGAGATTAAAGGTGTGCAGGAGCTCGACATGATACCCCTCATCATCGAGCGCGAGGTGGAGAGGCAGGTAAACCTGCTCAAGATACGCGATGAGCTCCGCGAGAGGGGTGTTAAGCCGGAAGACCTTAACGAAGAGTTCCACGACGTTACCGACGTGTTCCAGAACACCGGTTCAAAGATAATCGCGAGGGCGATAAAGAACGGTGGAAAGGTTCTCGCGGTTAAGCTCCCCGGGTTCCGCGGGCTGATCGGCAGGGAGATTCAGCCGGGCAGGCGTTTGGGCACCGAAATGGCTAACAGGGCGAGGAAGTACGTGCGCGGAATCTTCCACATTGATGAATTACCGAACTATGGAATTACAGAATTAGAGGTTAATGCAGTTATCGAAAAGCTTAACCTCGGGGAGAATGATGCCTTCGTCCTCGTCGCGGCCGAGGAGGAGACCGCAAGGAAGGCCCTGCGCGAGGTCGTCAAGCGCGCTAAGGAGGCCATAGAGGGCGTCCCCGAGGAGACGAGGAGAGCTTTACCGGACGGCAACACCGAGTACATGCGCCCGCTCCCGGGAAAGGCGAGGATGTACCCCGAGACGGACGTGCCCCCGATAGAGATAACCGAGGAGCTCAAGCGCAGCATCATCGAGAACCTCCCCGAGCTCCCGCAGGAGAGGGTTGAGCGCTTCGTCAGGGAGTACAGAATAGACAAAAGCCTCGCCGAGACGCTGGTCAACGATGAGCGCGATGAGCTCTTCGAGGAGCTTGTGAAGAAGGGCCTCAAGCCGTCCCTCGTGGCCTCGATACTGGTTGTGGTTCTCAAGGGACTGAAGAAAGAAGCTCCGATAGAGAACCTCACAGAGGAGCACATAAGGGAGGCCTTCGAGCTCTACATTGAGGGTAAAATAGCAAAGGAGGCCTTTGAGGAGATATTCAAGGAGCTCGCAAAGAACCCGACAAAGACTGCGAGGCAGGTCGCAGAAGAGAAGGGATTAACCCTTCTCAGCGAAGAGGAAGTCGAGAGAATAATAGACGAGGTGGTTCAGCAGAACATCGACGTCATCAAGGCCAAGGGAATGGGCGCAATGGGCATGATAATGGGCCGCGCGATGGCGAAGCTCCGCGGCAGGGCCGACGGAAAGCTCGTCAACCAGCTCGTGAGGAAGAAAATCCAGGAAATAGCGGGCTGA
- the gatD gene encoding Glu-tRNA(Gln) amidotransferase subunit GatD: MKEKGLSLGDRVSVVKREGDRRIRYEGIVMPPYELSPGETLTIKLDNGYNVGVRIELIESVEVIEKARPGEEVAFKEVLPRKEGLPGVTILGTGGTIASKIDYKTGAVHAAFTAEELARAVPEIFEIANITPKLLMNIMSEDMKPDYWKRMAHEAAKALNAGEDGVVIAHGTDTLAYSAAALSFMLRDLEKPVIFVGSQRSSDRPSSDSAMNLICSVRMATADFGEVAIVMHGETSDTYCLAHRGTKARKMHTSRRDAFRSINDVPIARVWPKGEIEFLRKDYRKRGEREVWVDDRMEPRVGLLKVVPGISSELIDFFVDRGYRGLVIEGTGLGHTPNDIIPAIERATEEGMAVCMTSQCLYGRVNLNVYSTGRRLLKAGVIPCEDMLPETAYVKLMWVLGHTDDPKEVREMMLTNYAGEITPYTRFDTYLR, translated from the coding sequence ATGAAGGAGAAGGGCCTTTCCCTTGGCGACCGCGTTTCGGTCGTTAAGAGGGAAGGGGACAGGAGGATAAGGTACGAGGGCATAGTCATGCCGCCCTACGAGCTCTCCCCCGGAGAGACCCTTACGATAAAGCTCGATAACGGCTACAACGTGGGTGTAAGGATAGAGCTCATAGAGAGCGTTGAGGTCATTGAGAAGGCCAGGCCCGGGGAGGAAGTGGCGTTCAAAGAGGTGCTCCCCAGGAAGGAGGGCCTGCCGGGCGTCACGATACTGGGAACGGGCGGAACCATCGCGAGCAAGATAGACTACAAGACCGGAGCGGTTCACGCGGCCTTCACCGCGGAGGAGCTGGCCAGAGCTGTCCCGGAGATCTTCGAGATAGCAAACATAACGCCAAAGCTCCTCATGAACATCATGAGCGAGGACATGAAACCGGACTACTGGAAGAGGATGGCCCACGAGGCGGCGAAGGCCCTGAACGCGGGCGAGGACGGGGTTGTAATCGCCCATGGAACGGACACTTTAGCGTACAGTGCGGCCGCTTTGAGCTTCATGCTCCGCGACCTCGAAAAGCCGGTGATATTCGTTGGCTCCCAGAGGAGCTCCGACAGACCGAGCAGCGATTCTGCCATGAACCTAATCTGCTCGGTCAGGATGGCAACAGCAGACTTTGGCGAGGTGGCGATAGTCATGCACGGCGAGACGAGCGACACCTACTGTTTAGCCCACCGCGGCACCAAGGCCAGGAAGATGCACACCTCAAGGAGGGACGCCTTCAGGAGCATAAACGACGTGCCCATAGCAAGGGTATGGCCGAAAGGGGAGATAGAGTTCCTGAGGAAGGACTACAGGAAGAGGGGAGAAAGAGAGGTCTGGGTTGACGATAGAATGGAGCCGCGCGTAGGGCTCCTCAAGGTCGTGCCCGGAATAAGCTCCGAGCTCATAGACTTCTTCGTTGACAGGGGTTACAGGGGTCTCGTGATCGAAGGAACCGGCCTCGGGCACACGCCCAACGACATCATCCCAGCGATAGAGCGCGCCACCGAGGAGGGCATGGCGGTTTGCATGACGAGCCAGTGCCTCTACGGCAGGGTCAACCTCAACGTCTACTCCACCGGAAGGAGGCTCCTCAAGGCGGGCGTGATTCCGTGCGAGGACATGCTCCCGGAGACGGCCTACGTCAAGCTGATGTGGGTTCTCGGCCACACCGACGACCCGAAGGAAGTCCGCGAGATGATGCTGACGAACTACGCCGGCGAGATAACGCCCTACACGAGGTTTGACACTTACCTGAGGTGA
- a CDS encoding transcriptional regulator has product MMTRRQRIIKLLEERDYSPSELALALDMRGKGIKKVILEDLKAISKTLKHEGKVLLIKPAECRKCGFVFKPEIKLPSKCPRCHSSWIEEPRFKIEIR; this is encoded by the coding sequence ATGATGACTCGCAGACAGCGAATAATAAAGCTTTTGGAGGAGAGGGACTACTCACCGAGCGAGCTGGCACTGGCCCTGGACATGAGGGGAAAGGGCATCAAAAAGGTAATCCTCGAAGACCTGAAGGCAATCTCCAAAACGCTCAAACATGAGGGGAAGGTTCTTCTCATAAAGCCCGCAGAGTGCAGGAAGTGCGGCTTCGTCTTCAAGCCGGAGATAAAGCTTCCGAGCAAGTGCCCGCGGTGCCACTCGTCCTGGATAGAGGAGCCCCGCTTCAAAATCGAAATCCGCTAA
- a CDS encoding tRNA pseudouridine(54/55) synthase Pus10, translating into MITEKAGRVLEKYELCDHCLGRLFARLGKGTNEERGRAIRFVLNMERAAAGLPPITEPKKCGLCGNVFERIPELVERMKEASAGIEFDTFLVGSRFPAEVREKEEVIWREFGIETGEPINREFNRELGKAFGLATGKDTARNPDVVFIVEPYSAELELQINPIYVYGRYRKLVRGIPQTPLPDFEDSVASIICRAFSGASGGKCVFKGAGREDVDVRMLGNGRPFIVEIKRPRRRKLDLKSIAEEINASGRVEVLDLSFVAPKEAEEVLTKNHRKEYLALVLVEDGVTPEEAEEVARKLKGLEIHQRTPWRVRKVRADKVRVKRVHEAEARWLDEKHFELRLVTDGGLYIKELVSGDKGRTKPSVSDLLGKPAWCERLDVLNILDD; encoded by the coding sequence ATGATAACCGAAAAAGCGGGGAGAGTACTTGAGAAGTACGAGTTGTGCGACCACTGCCTCGGCAGGCTGTTCGCGAGGCTCGGTAAGGGAACCAACGAGGAGAGGGGGAGAGCGATAAGGTTCGTCCTCAACATGGAGCGCGCTGCCGCCGGGTTGCCCCCAATAACCGAGCCGAAAAAATGTGGGCTCTGCGGTAACGTCTTTGAGAGGATTCCCGAGCTTGTGGAGAGGATGAAGGAGGCTTCCGCGGGAATAGAGTTCGATACTTTCCTCGTCGGCTCGCGCTTTCCGGCTGAAGTCCGTGAGAAGGAGGAAGTCATCTGGAGGGAGTTTGGAATCGAAACTGGAGAGCCGATAAACCGCGAGTTCAACCGCGAGCTGGGGAAGGCCTTTGGCCTGGCCACGGGAAAGGACACTGCCCGGAACCCCGATGTTGTCTTCATCGTGGAGCCGTACTCCGCTGAACTCGAGCTCCAGATAAACCCCATCTACGTCTACGGCCGCTACAGAAAGCTTGTCCGCGGCATCCCCCAGACACCCCTGCCGGACTTCGAGGACAGCGTTGCTTCTATAATCTGCAGAGCATTTTCAGGGGCGAGCGGTGGGAAGTGCGTCTTCAAAGGTGCCGGAAGGGAGGACGTTGATGTCAGAATGCTCGGCAACGGCAGGCCCTTCATCGTCGAGATCAAGAGGCCCCGGAGGAGGAAGCTCGACCTTAAATCGATAGCAGAGGAGATAAACGCGAGTGGCAGGGTTGAAGTCCTCGATCTTAGCTTCGTCGCACCAAAGGAAGCCGAGGAAGTCCTCACCAAGAACCACCGCAAGGAATACCTTGCTTTAGTTCTCGTCGAAGACGGCGTAACGCCGGAGGAAGCAGAGGAAGTCGCGAGGAAGCTTAAAGGCTTAGAAATCCACCAGAGAACCCCATGGCGCGTGAGGAAAGTGAGGGCCGATAAAGTGAGGGTCAAGAGGGTTCACGAGGCGGAGGCGAGGTGGCTCGATGAGAAACACTTCGAGCTAAGGCTGGTCACCGACGGCGGCCTCTACATCAAGGAGCTGGTCTCCGGGGATAAAGGCAGGACGAAGCCGAGCGTGAGCGACCTGCTCGGAAAGCCCGCGTGGTGCGAAAGGCTCGACGTTCTGAACATTCTCGACGACTGA
- a CDS encoding 50S ribosomal protein L21e, which yields MVKKAHSFRRKTRGKLSKSPRRRGLPPLTRFLQEFEVGQKVHIVIEPSYHRGMPDPRFHGRTGTVVGKRGDAYVVQIKDGGKVKTFFIHPVHLRAQKG from the coding sequence ATGGTTAAGAAAGCCCACAGCTTCAGGAGGAAGACCCGCGGAAAGCTCAGCAAGAGCCCGAGGAGGAGAGGCCTGCCCCCGCTCACCAGGTTCCTTCAGGAGTTCGAGGTCGGGCAGAAGGTTCACATAGTCATAGAGCCGAGCTACCACAGGGGAATGCCCGACCCGAGGTTCCACGGAAGGACCGGAACCGTCGTCGGCAAGCGCGGCGATGCCTACGTCGTTCAGATAAAGGACGGCGGTAAGGTTAAGACCTTCTTCATACACCCGGTCCACCTCAGGGCGCAGAAGGGATGA
- a CDS encoding RNA polymerase Rpb4 family protein: MIGRKKLEEHYLTIAETKELLERRKAEGMEENPEEPMFYEARVSLEHAERFAKLKPEQAAELKEKLLGLFDWIDERIAVKLIDLLPEDYFDIRVIFAKEDYMPTKEEAEEIIRLLDDYRPEE; the protein is encoded by the coding sequence ATGATAGGAAGGAAAAAGCTCGAGGAGCACTACCTAACGATAGCCGAGACCAAGGAGCTCCTCGAGAGGCGTAAGGCGGAGGGCATGGAGGAGAACCCGGAGGAGCCGATGTTCTACGAGGCCAGGGTTAGCCTCGAGCACGCGGAACGCTTCGCCAAGCTCAAGCCGGAGCAGGCGGCTGAGCTGAAGGAGAAGCTCCTCGGCCTCTTTGACTGGATAGACGAGAGGATAGCGGTTAAGCTGATAGACCTCCTCCCAGAGGACTACTTCGACATCCGCGTCATATTTGCCAAGGAGGACTACATGCCTACCAAGGAGGAGGCCGAGGAGATAATAAGGCTCCTCGACGACTACCGTCCCGAGGAGTGA